AAACAGCAACAGTTGATCCGATAAATGATTTTAAAGCTGGTGAGTTTATATCTGTTATTTTGACGAGGGGGATAAAAAGCACAGGTGGTGATTCAATGCCAAATCCTTATGTTTGGAGTTTTACAGTAAAGGTTGAGGATGGGAGTGGTTCATTTGTTAGAGTGGGTGATGTCGGAGTTGGGAGTAATCCTTCTTCAGTTCACACATCAGATTTAGATGGTGATGGGGATATTGATATTGCTGTTGCAAATGATGGTTCAAACACTGTATCAATACTTCGCAATGATG
This genomic interval from Candidatus Kryptobacter tengchongensis contains the following:
- a CDS encoding Ig-like domain-containing protein, with translation MRKFIFLAFIALNITYVLAQSWIDSIVPGRNALNVSASTNITIVFNRDIDQSTLTNATVKVYGSGKGFYTTNITYNSSTKTATVDPINDFKAGEFISVILTRGIKSTGGDSMPNPYVWSFTVKVEDGSGSFVRVGDVGVGSNPSSVHTSDLDGDGDIDIAVANDGSNTVSILRND